The following proteins come from a genomic window of bacterium:
- a CDS encoding N-acetylmuramoyl-L-alanine amidase produces the protein MSTSRNVFGVVLALFFFWGSGLVMAQPAHGPVRIVLDPGHGGKDKGASGAQNVLEKEVALVLARELREEARTMGGFQVRLTREEDEAFPWSRRLDAAQGADLWLGIHLNADFQGKAHGPRVFYSLLAENSVGKNSKSVSVPGEGVRAILQDMVTTKRINETILLAEHIQRVLEAAWGVGSKPSRQVPLLGLPDLECPAVLVEVGFLTHGGDLKTLQDQAKRRALARSILKGVRGFLQDPRRME, from the coding sequence ATGAGTACTTCTCGCAATGTTTTTGGGGTGGTTTTGGCTCTGTTTTTTTTCTGGGGCTCGGGTCTTGTCATGGCCCAGCCAGCTCATGGGCCAGTGCGAATAGTGCTGGATCCTGGTCACGGCGGAAAGGATAAGGGCGCCTCGGGAGCCCAAAACGTTCTTGAAAAAGAGGTGGCCCTGGTTCTTGCAAGGGAGCTTAGGGAGGAGGCCCGTACCATGGGAGGATTCCAGGTGCGCCTGACCAGGGAAGAGGACGAGGCTTTCCCCTGGTCCAGACGACTGGATGCAGCCCAGGGGGCGGACTTGTGGTTGGGCATACACCTAAATGCTGATTTCCAAGGCAAGGCCCACGGCCCTAGAGTTTTTTACTCGCTTTTGGCCGAGAACTCAGTGGGGAAGAATTCAAAAAGCGTATCCGTGCCTGGGGAAGGGGTGAGGGCCATTCTCCAAGACATGGTCACCACCAAGAGGATCAATGAGACCATATTGCTGGCAGAGCACATACAGCGGGTCTTGGAGGCTGCCTGGGGGGTGGGTTCCAAACCTTCCCGTCAGGTACCATTACTGGGGCTTCCTGATCTGGAATGCCCGGCAGTGTTGGTGGAGGTAGGATTCCTGACACACGGGGGAGACCTCAAGACTCTTCAGGACCAGGCCAAAAGAAGGGCCCTGGCCAGATCCATCCTCAAAGGAGTGCGTGGATTCTTGCAAGATCCTCGCAGGATGGAATGA
- the rph gene encoding ribonuclease PH, with protein MAARMGREADQLRAVVVESGVQKHAWGSVIFSMGDTRVLCAATVEEAVPAFLKGKGQGWVTAEYGMLPASTEVRTPRDANRGRTSEIQRLIGRSLRAITDLRGLGERTVRIDCDVIQADGGTRTAAINGGFLALVQALVKLMKTGAISRIPIKDQVGAVSVGIVGGNVLLDLDYWEDYRAEVDMNVVMTGSGDLVEIQGTAEDGVFSRSQLEEMLEMAWKGIYKIHELQRAYLPSFQP; from the coding sequence ATGGCCGCAAGAATGGGCAGGGAAGCTGATCAGCTCAGAGCCGTGGTTGTCGAATCCGGCGTTCAGAAACATGCCTGGGGTTCGGTGATTTTTTCCATGGGCGACACCAGGGTGCTATGCGCCGCCACGGTAGAAGAAGCGGTTCCTGCCTTCTTAAAAGGCAAGGGGCAGGGATGGGTCACTGCGGAATACGGAATGCTGCCTGCATCCACGGAGGTGAGGACTCCAAGAGACGCCAACCGAGGGAGGACTTCCGAGATCCAGCGCCTCATAGGCAGGTCCCTGAGGGCAATTACAGATCTCAGAGGCCTGGGGGAGAGAACGGTCCGCATAGATTGTGATGTAATCCAGGCTGACGGAGGGACTCGAACTGCAGCCATAAATGGCGGCTTTCTGGCTCTGGTGCAAGCCCTGGTGAAACTCATGAAAACAGGGGCCATAAGCAGGATACCCATCAAGGACCAGGTAGGAGCCGTCAGCGTTGGTATTGTTGGGGGAAATGTTCTTCTGGACTTGGACTATTGGGAGGACTACAGGGCCGAGGTGGACATGAACGTAGTGATGACAGGCTCGGGGGATCTGGTTGAGATCCAGGGGACTGCTGAGGACGGAGTATTCAGCAGATCTCAACTGGAGGAAATGCTGGAAATGGCCTGGAAAGGCATTTACAAGATCCATGAATTACAGAGGGCTTACCTTCCTTCTTTTCAGCCATGA
- a CDS encoding XTP/dITP diphosphatase — MATRNKGKLREIREFFSGLDLQVVGMEELPGAREVLEDGESFLENARKKAHALALDFGCLALADDSGLEVDVLGGLPGVRSARYAGQGATDEQNNEKLLAELRGLEAGKRKARFRCVMVLAAPDGREWISEGTWEGEIAQAPKGEGGFGYDPIFFLPKQGKTVAELSLEEKNRMSHRAQALRGIRDALLEALGSRGK; from the coding sequence TTGGCCACCAGGAATAAGGGCAAGCTCAGGGAAATAAGGGAGTTTTTCTCTGGCTTGGATCTCCAGGTGGTGGGGATGGAAGAGCTTCCAGGCGCACGGGAGGTACTGGAGGATGGCGAGAGCTTTCTGGAGAATGCAAGAAAAAAGGCTCATGCTTTGGCATTGGATTTTGGCTGCCTGGCCCTAGCGGACGACTCCGGGCTGGAAGTGGATGTGTTGGGAGGCCTGCCTGGAGTAAGGTCTGCCAGGTATGCAGGGCAGGGCGCCACAGATGAACAAAACAATGAGAAGCTGCTGGCTGAGTTAAGAGGCTTGGAAGCAGGAAAAAGAAAAGCCAGGTTCCGCTGTGTGATGGTCTTGGCCGCACCCGACGGGAGGGAGTGGATTTCAGAGGGAACCTGGGAAGGTGAGATAGCCCAGGCCCCCAAGGGAGAGGGCGGGTTTGGATATGATCCCATTTTTTTCCTGCCAAAGCAGGGAAAGACCGTGGCAGAACTCTCCCTGGAGGAGAAAAACCGCATGAGTCATAGAGCCCAGGCCTTGAGGGGAATCAGGGATGCGCTGCTGGAGGCTCTGGGGTCGAGGGGGAAATAG